The Hyphomicrobiales bacterium nucleotide sequence AATTCCCCGTTTATGACACAGATTGGGATAGCGAAGCTTATCTGACTGTTGCAGGCCAAAACTCTAACAATTCCGTACGCGTCACTGATGACTTCCTTCGTGCCGTAGAAGAAGACAGCACATGGGACCTCACGGGCCGCATTTCTCGTCAAGTTGTGAAAACAGTTCAAGCGCGTGATCTATGGGAACAAGTTGGCCATGCCGCATGGGCATCAGCTGATCCGGGCATTCAATATCACACCACAATCAACGACTGGCACACCTGCCCTGCCGCTGGTGAAATCAGAGCCTCCAATCCTTGTTCTGAATATATGTTCTTGGATGACACGGCCTGTAACCTTGCCTCTCTCAATCTGCTTCAGTTCCGCGATAAAGACGGCACTTTTCAGGTCAATGAATTTGAGCATGGCGTGCGCCTTTGGATGATCGTTCTGGAAATTTCGGTTTTGATGGCGCAATTCCCATCAAAAGAGATTGCTCAGCTTTCTTATAAATACCGCACAACTGGCCTTGGCTTTGCCAATATCGGCGGATTTCTTATGACGTCTGGCATTCCTTATGACAGTGACGAAGGCCGCGCGATTTGTGGTGCGATCTCAGCTATTATGACGGGTGTTTGTTATGCGACATCGGCGGAGATGGCGAAAGAACAAGGCCCCTTCCCGGGCTATAAACCAAACCGCGATGCGATGCTGCGTGTGATGCGCAATCACCGTCGCGCTGCCTATGGCGAAAGCAGCGGCTATGAAGCATTGAGCGTTGATCCTGTGCCACTCGTGGCAAGCGACTGCCCACAAGCAAGCTTGATTGAACGAGCGAAACTGGCTTGGGATAATGCGGTTGAGCTTGGCGAAAAACACGGCTATCGCAATGCGCAAGCCACGGTGGTTGCACCAACAGGCACAATTGGCCTTGTGATGGATTGTGACACGACAGGCATTGAGCCTGATTTTGCCTTGGTCAAATTCAAGAAGCTCGCCGGCGGTGGTTATTTCAAAATCATCAACCGTGCGGTGCCTGAGGCTCTGCGCACTCTCGGCTATAGCGAAAGCGAATTGGCAGAAATTGAAGCTTATGCCGTGGGCCATGGCTCATTAGCACAAGCACCGGCCATCAATCACTCAACGTTGAAAACCAAAGGTTTCACCGATGAGAAAATTGCAGCCGTTGAAGCAGGCCTTGCCTCCGCCTTTGACATCAAATTCATGTTCAACAAATGGACGCTGGGCGAAGATTTCTGCAAAGAAACATTGAACCTTAGCGATGAACAGCTAAACGACATGAACTTCGATCTTCTTTCAGCCATTGGCTTTTCGAAAGACGACATTGAAGCGGCCAACAATCACGTCTGTGGCACGATGACGCTAGAAGGCGCGCCTTTCCTCACAGAAGAGCATTATCCAGTCTTTGATTGTGCCAATCCATGTGGTCGCATCGGCAAGCGTTTCTTGTCCGTCAACAGCCATATCGACATGATGGCCGCCTCACAGCCGTTCATCTGTGGTGCAATTTCAAAAACCATCAACATGCCAAATGCGGCGACGGTTGAAGATTGTAAAGACGCCTATATGCGCTCATGGCAAAAAGCCTTGAAAGCAAACGCGCTTTACCGTGATGGCTCCAAACTCTCACAACCTCTCAATGCCTCTCTTCTTGAAGATGAGGATATGGAGGACGATGAGACAGCAGAAGAATTGGCTGCAATGCCGCAAACAGCGCAAGTTGAAAAGGTCTCTGAGAAAATCGTTGAGCGGATCATCGAGCGCGCGGTACGCGAACGCGAAAAAATGCCAGATCGCCGTAAAGGCTACACTCAAAAAGCCCGTGTTGGCGGCCATAAGGTCTATGTCACCACTGGCGAATATGGTGATGGTCGTCTTGGCGAAATCTTCATCGATATGCACAAAGAAGGCGCTGCCTTCCGTGCGATGATGAATAACTTTGCGATCGCTATCTCGCTCGGTCTTCAATATGGCGTGCCACTAGAAGAATATGTCGAGGCCTTTACCTTCACCCGCTTTGAACCAGCCGGTATGGTGCAGGGTAATGAAGCGATCAAAAACGCAACATCTATCCTTGATTATATCTTCCGTGAATTGGCGGTCTCTTATCTTGGTCGTCATGATTTGGCCCATGTGGACACATCAGACTTCGGCAATACGTCGCTTGGCAAAACCCAGCCAGAAGATAATGGCGCGGGCCATGTGGTTTCACGCGGCTTAGTGCGCGGTCAAACGCTGAAGCTTCACTCAAATAACGACATAAGCAGCAGCGACAAAGGCTCCTCAGCGAGCGCTTCTGATGGCGGATCAAATATCACCGCAATTGGTGGCGCGAGCACAAGCGGCGCCTCTGCCGGTCTTGCCACATCAGGCGCCACAGCTTTGATGCGCGAAGTGGAAGCAGAGATCGAAGTCAACTCCGGCTTCGCCTCACCGGCACAAGATGCCTATGAGGACACCGAGCCAATGCCAAAGCCGCTCGATACGGCTGAACAGCGCGCTCAAGCCCGTATGAAAGGCTATGAAGGCGAAGCCTGCTCCGAATGCGCCAACTTCACCATGGTGCGCAACGGCACCTGCCTGAAGTGCGACACCTGCGGCAACACGAGTGGGTGTAGCTAGAACGGCTTAGGGATGAAATGAAGATGCGGCGCCCGAGGGCGCCGTTTCTTTATGGGGATTGTTGGGTTTAATGGGATTGGGAATGGCATTAGCTTTTGAGGATTATCTCATTAAATTTTATTACTCAATGACAGCAATGCGGACAAAGTGACACTGAAAAGCTCACCGGGCGCCTTGATTGCGCCACCGGATCGATTGTCGACTCAATCTCAAGTCAATATTCATTTTACAATGCCGCGCTGACGGAGTTTCAGAGGCCGAGGTAATCAGAATCGGTATGTAAAGGCACCGGAAACAGTCGCGCCCCAAACATTATCTATCTCGAATTCACCAATCGGATCTGCGGGAGGGGCACCGAAAGGCAATCTTGATGAACCGGTCTCAAAATCTCCATAATAATCCAATCCAGCATTCAAAGTGAACGAAAGAGAATCATTGAAGTCGTGTTCTATCCCCGCAGTGACCCTCGCTGCGAAATTGGTTGTTTGTCCATCATCAACAATAGCAAAAAATGGATTCGGAGGCGGGGCATTTTCCAAGATATCTCTAAATTCATTAAACGCTACCCCGACTCCAAGTCCTAGCTTTAAACGGCTGGATTCAAGAATGGGCATTGAATAGGCGACATTAGCCAAAACCAAATCAGTTGTGGCCTTGCCTCCGTATCTCTGGTCAAAATTAGCAATAGCCGGAAAATCGGCTCGAAAATCTAGATCCCCGTCAATGCGATCATAGCTAATGAAGTAACTAAATTCAGGGCTCACTTCGTAGCCAAGGCGACCACCGATGCTATATGCTGATCCAAATTTGACGTCACGAGATACGCCGCCCCCCGCAAAAGCACTGCCACCGTTGGTTGTGTTTGTAGACCCGCTTCTGAAACTAGCCCCTGCTTCAACTGCCCCGTAAAACCCGCCAGTTCTGAAGACATCTGCTGAAACATCATCTTCCGCAAAAGCGGCACCTGTCAAAAAGCATGATGAAGAAAATAATGCTGCTGTTAATAGCTTTTTCATGATTTCAATGAATCCCAACCAAACCCATACAGATTGTTCAGTACCACAATACGAGCCTACGTATACGATATATGTAACACAACCCGATAAACCATTCAATATTAACGAAAAACAGATTCTGATGGAGCGGCAACTCTGGTTCGAGCAGCCACATTTCGCAAAGTTAATCAGTATCGGATCTGGGCCATAACTGAAGACAAATAGCATTGATGGTAATTCAACTTGCGACACCAATCGCATGTCTGCTTAGGGCTCAAAGCTGACCTCCAGAACACCCATGCAGATATTTTCTCATCCCCCACCAAAAACCAAAGACCCCGTTGCGCTTTGTATACTTGCGCCAACGGGGTATGAGTTCAGTCGATTTTTCGAGTTGTTTGATACGGCCCGATCAGATCAAGCCGTTATATATAATAGATTTTGATTTTAAACTGCGGGCCATGGCGTCTTTAAGGCTTTACTCTCAAAGCGTCGTGGTCCGTGACCGTCCCTTCGGACTTGATCAATACGCACACGTTGGTGGACTCATGGTTCCTCCAGTCTGGCCGCCTCTCCTGTTTAGCCTTCCTCCAATCATGCCCTGTTGCCGTGTGGGGATACACAGTTCAACACAGCGCATAAGGATGCTAACCAATTGTTTTGGTTGCGATATTAGGCGACATAGGGCAAAGCGTGCGCCTCACTTGTTGATTTGTCAAGGATGCTGCTTGAAATGTGAACAATGTTAAAAGCTGTCTGGGTAAAGTCTGGGTAAAGTCTGGGGAAAGTCTGGGGAAAGTCTGGAGCGGGTAGCGGGAATCGAACCCGCATATTCAGCTTGGAAGGCTGCTGCACTACCATTGTGCTATACCCGCACCATAGGTGCGCAAATAAACTCACGATACAAAAAACGATGGTGGAGGAGGTTGGATTCGAACCAACGTAGCATACGCAGCGGATTTACAGTCCGCCCCCTTTAGCCACTCGGGCACTCCTCCCAATCGTTTCAACACATTGCAAAAACAATGGGATCGATATCGCACAGCGATCACCGAGGGCGTTTATGCCGATAGCATGGCGCCCTGTCAATGGGGAAATCATATGCAATCGCTTAGCCCCTCTATTCTTTCTCTCAAGAAGCGACTAATGCTGTTGTTATTGTTCCTGATTTTAACACAAAAGGCAGAACTGAAAGACCGTGATTGATGGCAGATAAAAAGAAAAAAGCCCCGCGCAAGCAATGGAATAATAGGCCTAAAAAACAATCGAGTGGTGCGCCAACGCTCAACCCCGATGAGATTGTGCTTTATGGCATCCATGCCGTCAAAGCAGCGCTTTTGAACAAGAAGCGTCGCTTTATCAAAGTCCTCGCCACGCGCAATGCTGCCGATCGCTTGACTGAGAGCCTCAACGCACGCGGTTTAAGCGCCGATATTGTAGAACCAGAGGCAATCAACGCCCTCACCGGGCCTGAAGCCGTACATCAAGGCATGGCAGCCCTCGTCAGGCCCATAGAGACACAAGACATCCACGATGTGCAAGATGCAAAGCTTGTGATCGTGCTGGACCAGATAACAGACCCTCATAATGTCGGTGCGATTATGCGCTCAGCCACAGCGCTTGGGGTTGATGCCATCATCACAACCCACCGCAACGCACCCAGAGAAACCGGATTATTGGCCAAAACAGCATCCGGCGGTCTTGAGCACATCAATCTTGTGAATGTGACAAACCTTGCCCAAGCACTCACCAAACTGAATGATTTCGGCTTTGTGACCATCGGACTTGATAGCGAAGGGCCGCAAGGCTTAAATGAGACGCTCTACGGCGATAAAATAGCCCTCGTCTTGGGTGCAGAAGGCAAAGGCCTGCGCCGCCTCACCCGTGAGCGCTGTGACGTGCTCGCGCGGCTTGATATGCCAGGCCCAATCAAAAGCCTGAACGTCTCAAATGCCGCAACACTTTCCACATTTATGGCGTCGCAATATTTAAACAAGAAGACATAATGAAAATATAGTTTTGATATTTGACTACATGGCACTGATATTCTATTAGGAAAATACCATTTTAAGGGGGAAGTTATGAATAAAAAGAAATATACAAAGCCAACTTTGAATAAGAAAATCAACTTAACAAAAGTAGTTGCGGTACAAGCTTCACCGGTAGTAAGCGGCAAATTTTTTGGCACACTAGATTAAATATCAAAATTGATATATTGAACTATAACAAGAACCCGCTTCATTGAAGCGGGTTCTTTTTTGCAATTAACTTGGAAATTGAGCGAAATAAGAATAGAGCTATATTGGCAATACGTTAGGATATCAATATTTGACTGAATAGTAATTATATCTTACTCGTAGAAAACATCATTTTAAGGGGAGAAGTTATGAATAAAAAGAAATATACAAAGCCAACTTTGAATAAAAAAATCAACCTCACAAAAGTAGTTTCAGGTGGCCCAAATCTAGAAGGTGTAGCACCGGTAGCAAGCGGCGCATAGCAAGCGGCGTATTTTTGAGTAGGATTAAATATCAAAATTGATATATTGAACTATAACAAGAACCCGCTTCATTGAAGCGGGTTCTTTTTTGCAATTAACTTGGAAATTGAGCGCAATAAAAATAGAGCTCTATTGGCAATACGTTAGGTTTTCGATCTTCACTGCTGCGTCTTTGCTCTCGCCAACGGTGCGCAAAGATCGTTTGCAATGCTCAAGCTCTTCCTCGCTCAAAACATAAAAAGGCCGAGGAAAATCCGTGATACCAATCAGCTTATCTGAAGGAACATCGACACCACTATCGCGAATTTCCTTCACATTGCGGATAATCGTCACGCCATTGCTCTCCTCTTTCACCACAACAGCGACCTGTATTGCCTTTTGCGATGAAGGGGCGCGCATCGCCAACTGCCCAGCAACATATGCTGGTATCGGCAGCACATCTATAAGCGACGAATGTGGCTTAGGGTTTGGCCATTTCTTAGCACTGGGACTGATGTTGATGAAATCATCTGAACGATGGGTATGCGTCAAATAACGGCCATGTTTATGATTCACCGCCCCTATTTTCTGGTGCCCGCCATGATAGCCCTTCACAAAATGATCGTGCCGCTTGGTTTTAGGTTTTATAAGTTTAGCGCGCTTTGTTTTCACCTTATGAGAAGAAGCTGATCTTGCTTTGTCATGTGAATGTACATGCGGCTTTTTGACGTATTTCCTTTTAGAAGACTTATGCCCACTCACCGTGCGCGTTTTGGTGACAGTTTCAGTCACAGTTTCAGTCGTCGTGACTGTTGTTGTTTTGGACTTAAAAACTTTATGGCCTGCAAGCGCTGCTTGCTGTGGGAAAGTAAAGGCAGCAAAGGCCAAAAGAAGGCCTGCGGCTGTATTCGATCGTTTCATCATAGCTCGTTATCTCCGTACTATACAAAGGAGTAAAAAGCGCGCCGCATCAAGCCACCGCTCCCGGCGACCTACACTGTAAAAATATTAAAATCATTCCACTTTTAAATCAAGAGCTTATTCGTAACTGGTCGATAGTTGCGCGAAATCGCAGCTTTCTAAGCCCCCCTCCCTGCATCTCATCATCTTTTTCCATTCTCTTTGCATAAGAACCCAATTTCAGCTTGATCTAGCTTATTCTTTTCTGTAGTCCGGTACGTGGAGACGTGGCCGAGTGGCTGAAGGCGCGCCCCTGCTAAGGGCGTATACGGGAGACCGTATCGAGGGTTCGAATCCCTTCGTCTCCGCCACCTACCTTATTTCTCCTATTCAGCTCCAAAGCTATGGCATATTGCAAGGCTCGGTCGCTGCATCTTAAGCATAAGGCACCCAAAATCTGGAGGATAATGGCGTGAGCGTATTAGACCAAGCCATGAGAGACTGCGCGCAAGAAGGCATTGTCTTTGATCGCGCCCAGACAAATGGCATCACTATGTTTTATGCGCGCAAGGGCACAGGTTACCCGCTCGTCCTTCTCCATGGATGGCCAGAATTCTGGATGGTCTATCGCCCCATAATCAATGCTCTGGCAGACGAATTTGATATTATTGTTCCTGATCTACGCGGATTTGGCGATACCGGAAAGGCCACATCCGGCCCTGATGATCAAGCCAATGCTGACGTGCATACTGAAGATATCAAAGGCCTCATAGACAATCTCGGCATTAAAAAATTTGGACTGGTTAGTGGTGACGTTGGAGCCAATATTGCGCAAGCTTTCGCCCGATCCTATCCAGAAAGCTTGTCAGGGCTCTTCTTCTTCTCGACACCCTACCCCGGTCTAGGAAAACGATACGCACAAGCCGACCACTTGACGGAAGTCTGGTACCAATACTTTCAGCAAATACCATTGGCTGTTGAATTGGCGGGCAGCTCAAGAGACGCTTGCAAAATGTATATCTCACATTTTCTCAACCACTGGTCCAGCGATAATCCAGCAGTCTTTGAGCATTTGATCGAAATCTACACAGACAATTTCATGAAGAATGACAATCTTCAAGGCGGGTTTGATTGGTATTTAAGTTCTGCTAAAAACAGGCGGTTGTGGATTGAAGAGAAACTTCCCCACCCCCCCGTTATCAATACCCCATCGCACTTTATGTGGGGCAAAAAAGACCCGCTGATCCGACCTGAGTGGAGCGATCGATTGAGCGAGTATTTTAATGATTACACCATCGAGTTTGTCGATGCTGGCCACTTTGTCCATGCCGAAATACCGGATAAGGCTGCGGCCAACATTAGAAAGTTCTTTAAAGACAAGGTATAGTGGCTAAGATCTCATACTCACTTTTCGAGGAATAAAGAATTGTCTTCTTCATTGCCCCCAAATCCTTGCATTCTTTGTTGTGCTATAACGGGTGCGGTACCCACACAGAAGGATAATCCAGCCCTCCCCGTAACAATTGCCGAACAGATAGAAAGTTCACATGAAGCTGTGGAGGCAGGTGCGTCAATATTGCATTGTCATGTACGCGATGATGAAGGCAATCCGACATCTGACCCCGAGCGTTTTGCGGCCCTCAAAGAAGGCCTTGAGAAATATGTGCCCGGAGCGATCATTCAATTTTCAACCGGTGGGCGAAATGGTGCAGGCCATGAGCGTGGTGCTATGTTATCACTTCGCCCTGATATGGCTTCTTTAACGGTAGGCTCCAACAACTTCCCAAATCGAGTTTACGAAAACCCTCCTAATCTGGTTGAATGGCTCTCGGCAGAAATGCGTCAATATGAGGTTATGCCAGAGATCGAGGCCTTTGACCTGTCGCATATTATCAATGCCGTCAAAATGCACGCCAATGGCGCCATTAGCGGTAAACTTTATGTACAATTTGTCATGGGAATCAAGAACGCCATGCCCGTCGACAAACATGTGTTTGATTTCTATGTTGAGACGATGAAACGCCTCGCGCCCGATGCCCCGTGGTGCGCTGCAGGCATTGGTCCTGGACAGGTTATTGTCAATGAATGGGCAATTGCGGCTGGCGGCCACACTAGAGCCGGTCTTGAGGATAATATACGTCTCAACAAAACAACCCTCGCTCCCTCCAATGCGGCTTTAATCAAAAGAGCAGCAGAGCTATGCGACAAATACGAGCGCCCCGTCGCAACAATAAGTGAAGCACGTAATATCCTTGGGCTACGCGCTGCATGACGAGGCGATAAAGATAACTTAAGAGGCGATCACCTCATTCTTCTGACCAACTAAAGCATCTTCAAACCATTTGGCTACTTGCAATAGTTGTACATCTCGCCTTGGGCGAGCAGCCAATTGTATGCCATATGAAAGCCCACTCGCATTCGTGCCACAGGGCACTGTGATACTCGGCAAGCCCAACAAGGTCCACGCTCTGCTCATCACAGGATCGCCCGTGCCTGCTTGCGACAATGGCGCCACATCTGGAGCACTTGGCAAAACAAGCACATCCGCATCACCAAAAATCTGTTCAAGATTATGCAGGCAGTAATCGCGCAGCTGATAAGCATCATCATAATCACTGCTTACGGTTCCATCGGCCAATGCAAACAATTCATGGAGTGACATGCTTAGTTTGTCATAGGCCGTATAGCGTTCATGTGAAAGTTCACGCGCAGCCTCGACAGCCATGATAATCGTTTGCGCTTCACACAGCTGAGTGAAAGGATCAGGCACAGTGTCTCGCCCAACATGCGCGCCTTTTTCGACAATCAATTGAAGTGTTTTTTCAATTGCAAGATTGGCGCCTTTTGAGGCCTTATCCCATTCTGGACCCATCCATAATCTGACATTGGGTTCTTCTTTGATTGGTGCGATACAAGCAAGGTCAGGACGATTTGCCATAACACTGGCGATTAAAGCTATATCCGATACGCATCGACCAAACATACCAACAGTATCCAATCCATTCGCCAGCGCTTTAACACCCGCCAGACTGATCATACCACGGGTTGGTTTGTAACCGACAATACCGCAATAAGCGGCAGGACGAATGGTGGAAGCCGCTGTCTGCGACCCAATGGCAAGTGGCACCATATAATCACTAACGGCTGCGGCGGAGCCGCTGGACGAGCCTCCGGGCGAACGCGCTGCATCATTTGGGTGCTTCGTTTTACCCGCTTGCCAATAAGCAAATTCGGTCGAAACCGATTTACCCATTATAATCGCCCCTGCTGCACGAAGACGACTAACGCAGGCTGCATCAGCTACTGGTCGGAATCCAGCATAGATTTTGGAGCCATAACTTGTTGGCATATCAAATGTATCAAAAATATCTTTGATAGAAACGGGCAAGCCCCAAAGCAATCCCCTCTTCTCAATTGGCTGTTGCGAGAGAGTTGATAGCTGGCGCTCAACATTAAGCCAATCAAGGTGCTGCCATGCTTCAACATCGTCTTCTCTATTCTCAATGCGTTCACGACAAGAAGACACGAGTACGTCAGGCGTCAATTCGCCAGAAATCAGCAAACTTCGTGCGTGTGTTGCTGTTAATTCATTAAAAGTATTATAGACTGAACCAAACAAATAATAATTTCTACCTATATTAAATTTGCTAGCTTTCTAATTAAAACCGCAATTATTATGAGCAAATGCAACCATTATGAGCAAATGCAACCTATTACATTGCAAGCAAATGAGCCCATTTCAAATAAGTAAGCTTTCATTTGACGATGTCACTGTCAACATGCTCTTATATAAAAAACCACACCGTACTCCCATTTAAGTAAGCGCTTAATTACGGTTTTAAAAAACAAAAGAAATTTAAAAAATTTAAGCTTGTTACAAAAGGAAATTAAAAATTTAGGGCTTGTAAATTGGATTTAAAAACAATGGTATGTCCTAATAGTATGGAGGCATGATTTAGCGATACATTTTGAATGTTGTTGAATTAGCTTCTTCACAAAAAAAAGCGCAGGGAGTACACAGAATGAAACTATTAAGAAAATACAAGAAAACAGCGACGTTAGCTGTTGCAGCCGTTGCTTTAGCCGCAGCCGGAGCAGGCAGCGTTCAATATTCAAAGGCGGCTGACGCTATCGCCGTTCTTCTATGTCCATTTGGCTGTGGTCCAATTGCTGGTGACACCATCTTAATGAACCAGATGATCAAAGAAGGTTCAGATGTGTTGCTGCTTCCGCAGGAAACACCAGGTTACATGTACAACATCAGAGAGATGGGCCGTGAAGAGCGCAAATGGAAAACATCCGTTTTTGCCACTGAAGACACTCTCATCCAAATCGCCTATTCAGGTGGTTCTGACGAAGTTAAAGAATTTCTCCCTGAGCCAGTACAGGTCCCGTGGAAGCTTCTTTATGGTGAAGCATGGTGGGGCCAAGGCAAATTCCTTGTGACCTTCGATTGTAACTTGAAGTCAATGGCTGATTTGAAAGGCAAGCGTATCTCGCTCGGTCTGCGCGGTCAGTCTGATTGGGGCGTATTCTCACGCTTGTTCTTAGAGCATGCATTTGGTGTAACACCAGATAATGCAGATATTCGCCACATGACTCCAGGGCAGCTAACACAGCAGCTCATTGATGGTGCAACTGATGCAGCTGTCACACCAATCGGTGCGGAGCCAAGTCTTGAAACATTCATCATACCTGGTCCTGTTCGTCAGCTTGAAGCAACCGGTAATAAGATGTGTTACCTCGGCGTGACGGAAGAAGACGTAGCAAAGGTGAATGAAAAATTCGGCACAAGTTGGTTCCATGTGAATCTACCAGCTGGAACACTTCCTCACCAAGATGAGCCTCTTGGTATTGGATTTAACCGCGCCTTTAAGGCCGCTCATGAAAGTTTCGATGAAGAGCGCGCTTACAACTTTGTAAAATCGGTCGGTAAAATTGGGCCTAAAATGAAAGAACTTCATGCCCTATGGAAAATCTGGTCACCAGAACTGATGACATGTGGTTTGTCAGAAGAGAACACGCATGCTGGTGCAATCAGAGCCTACAAAGAGCTGGGTTGGTGGGACAAACGCAAAGAGTGCGAACCAATGACTTACCCTAAGAGCTAACTTACTGAACACATAAACGAAATGGCCGATCCAGTTGAAAATTAAACGATTGGGTCGGCTATTAATGTGCGACAATTCGTCACATGAATTAAACACAAGAACGATACATACCTAAAATAAGGACTTAAGATGACTGGCTGGAAAACCCTCAGGCAACTGGTTGATATACCATTCATATTAGTTGGCCTTGTGCTCACCGTATACATTGGGTTTTCAGCTTTTGGATATGTAAAAAACTCATCAGAACATTATTCAAATTTCATCCTTGGCACGTGCCTGATGACCGGTTTTCTCGCCCTTCGCAATTTGTGCGACGAAAAACTGGGCATGAAAGACATTATGAGCGATACGGGCGACACTATGCGCGTGCGCCCTTTCTTTTGGCCACGGTTTAGCCTGGCGGTTTTCGCGCTCATAATAAGTGCCATTGCGATGGGATACATTCGCTATCACGCCGTCTACCTTGAAAAAGCCCAACCCTATTTTGCTGATATAGATATTGTTGTCGGCTGGATGATGACCGTGTCAATTCTAGCGCTGTGCTACATCCACTGGGGTTTACTCCTGACATCTGTGATCGCAGTCGCGATCAGCTATTTCTTCTTCGGTTATCTGATTGAAAATCCGCTTTTCGTAACCCCAAAATATGACACCGGATTCATCATGAATTACATTGGTCTTGGGACCAACCAAGGCTTTTACTATCTCGCTCAAGTTGCAGCAGATTCGATCTATTTCTTGATCATTTATGCCGCCATTCTTTTAGGCGTTGGCATGCTTGATATGATCCTTGAAGTCGGCAAAGTAACAGGACGCCGCATGGCTGGTGGTGCTGCTGGACCAGCACTCATTGGCTCAGGCATTGTATCTTCAATTATGGGGCAAGCTGTCTCAAACGTTGTGCTGACAGGTCGATTGACCATCCCGATGATGAAACGTTATGGCTATTCAAACTCTATGGCAGGTGCGATTGAAGCAACAGCTTCTACTGCAGGACAGATCATGCCCCCAATCATGGGTTTGGCTGCATTCATTATCGCCTCATTCTTGAACCGCCCCTACATCGACGTTGCACTTTCTGCCATGGTGCCGGGCCTTTTATATTTAGTGGGTTGCGGCATCGCGATCTATATCTATGCAAAACGTCACAAACTACCAAAGCTGACGGAAAAAGCCGATATGCAAATGATCTTGCGTCTTTTGCCGACATTCATTATTTCCTTCGGTATTGTTCTGTGGCTTTTGCTTGGCTATCGCTCACCGGCAATTGCAGGAATGTGGGGTATTATCCTTGCTCTCGCCTTGTCATTTTTTCAAGGAAAATGGCAACCCAAATTGTCAACGCTCTATGCGGCTCTTCAAGAAGGCTTCTACCTTGTGGCGGTGCTCTCACTGCTATTGATTGCCATTGGCCCGCTCGGTCAGGTAATGTTGACGACTAACCTCTCCGGACGGTTAGGTGCAGCGCTGATCCAATATTTGCCAGATAGCCAACTACTCTTGTTGATTGGTGCCATGTGCGTATCGCTGGTTCTGGGTATGGGACTACCAACACCGGTGGCCTATATCATTGTAGCGCTTGCTCTCGTACCCTTCATGCAACAGATCGGCGTTCCGCCGCTACAAGCCCATTTCTTCGTCTTCTATTTTGCCGTATTCTCAACATTGACGCCTCCTGTGGCCGTCAGCGTGTTGGCGGCGGCCAAACTCGCGGACGCCTCATTCCTGAGAACTGCTGCGGATTCATTGAAAATCGCCTCAACAACTTTCATCATTCCATTTGCATTTGTTTT carries:
- a CDS encoding TAXI family TRAP transporter solute-binding subunit gives rise to the protein MKLLRKYKKTATLAVAAVALAAAGAGSVQYSKAADAIAVLLCPFGCGPIAGDTILMNQMIKEGSDVLLLPQETPGYMYNIREMGREERKWKTSVFATEDTLIQIAYSGGSDEVKEFLPEPVQVPWKLLYGEAWWGQGKFLVTFDCNLKSMADLKGKRISLGLRGQSDWGVFSRLFLEHAFGVTPDNADIRHMTPGQLTQQLIDGATDAAVTPIGAEPSLETFIIPGPVRQLEATGNKMCYLGVTEEDVAKVNEKFGTSWFHVNLPAGTLPHQDEPLGIGFNRAFKAAHESFDEERAYNFVKSVGKIGPKMKELHALWKIWSPELMTCGLSEENTHAGAIRAYKELGWWDKRKECEPMTYPKS
- a CDS encoding 3-keto-5-aminohexanoate cleavage protein — encoded protein: MSSSLPPNPCILCCAITGAVPTQKDNPALPVTIAEQIESSHEAVEAGASILHCHVRDDEGNPTSDPERFAALKEGLEKYVPGAIIQFSTGGRNGAGHERGAMLSLRPDMASLTVGSNNFPNRVYENPPNLVEWLSAEMRQYEVMPEIEAFDLSHIINAVKMHANGAISGKLYVQFVMGIKNAMPVDKHVFDFYVETMKRLAPDAPWCAAGIGPGQVIVNEWAIAAGGHTRAGLEDNIRLNKTTLAPSNAALIKRAAELCDKYERPVATISEARNILGLRAA
- a CDS encoding amidase; the encoded protein is MFGSVYNTFNELTATHARSLLISGELTPDVLVSSCRERIENREDDVEAWQHLDWLNVERQLSTLSQQPIEKRGLLWGLPVSIKDIFDTFDMPTSYGSKIYAGFRPVADAACVSRLRAAGAIIMGKSVSTEFAYWQAGKTKHPNDAARSPGGSSSGSAAAVSDYMVPLAIGSQTAASTIRPAAYCGIVGYKPTRGMISLAGVKALANGLDTVGMFGRCVSDIALIASVMANRPDLACIAPIKEEPNVRLWMGPEWDKASKGANLAIEKTLQLIVEKGAHVGRDTVPDPFTQLCEAQTIIMAVEAARELSHERYTAYDKLSMSLHELFALADGTVSSDYDDAYQLRDYCLHNLEQIFGDADVLVLPSAPDVAPLSQAGTGDPVMSRAWTLLGLPSITVPCGTNASGLSYGIQLAARPRRDVQLLQVAKWFEDALVGQKNEVIAS
- a CDS encoding TRAP transporter fused permease subunit, producing the protein MTGWKTLRQLVDIPFILVGLVLTVYIGFSAFGYVKNSSEHYSNFILGTCLMTGFLALRNLCDEKLGMKDIMSDTGDTMRVRPFFWPRFSLAVFALIISAIAMGYIRYHAVYLEKAQPYFADIDIVVGWMMTVSILALCYIHWGLLLTSVIAVAISYFFFGYLIENPLFVTPKYDTGFIMNYIGLGTNQGFYYLAQVAADSIYFLIIYAAILLGVGMLDMILEVGKVTGRRMAGGAAGPALIGSGIVSSIMGQAVSNVVLTGRLTIPMMKRYGYSNSMAGAIEATASTAGQIMPPIMGLAAFIIASFLNRPYIDVALSAMVPGLLYLVGCGIAIYIYAKRHKLPKLTEKADMQMILRLLPTFIISFGIVLWLLLGYRSPAIAGMWGIILALALSFFQGKWQPKLSTLYAALQEGFYLVAVLSLLLIAIGPLGQVMLTTNLSGRLGAALIQYLPDSQLLLLIGAMCVSLVLGMGLPTPVAYIIVALALVPFMQQIGVPPLQAHFFVFYFAVFSTLTPPVAVSVLAAAKLADASFLRTAADSLKIASTTFIIPFAFVFSPELMTFPNMTTAIIPPLLEVLGIQITMSIASYGYFFRALSGWERIVFLATAVFGFLYMTLAYDFYLYASLSLFGAMTLWVLKSYLSEKFMGNTPQ